TAATCCGGGTCCGGCCGGTGCCGGGGCTGTTCTTTTTGATGGAGAGGGTCGTGTGGTTGAGGAGCTGACCTCCTATCTGGGAGAGACGACCAATAATGTTGCTGAGTATGAGGCACTCCTTTTGGGGCTAAGGAAGGCGCGTGAACTGAAGGCGACCGAGATTGAGATTCAGGCTGACTCCGAATTGATGGTGCGTCAGTTGAGCGGGGAATATCGGGTCAAGAACGAAGGACTCAAACCGCTCTTTCAGGAGGCAGTCCGTCT
This genomic interval from Deltaproteobacteria bacterium contains the following:
- a CDS encoding ribonuclease HI family protein, whose amino-acid sequence is MPRRLRLCTDGAARGNPGPAGAGAVLFDGEGRVVEELTSYLGETTNNVAEYEALLLGLRKARELKATEIEIQADSELMVRQLSGEYRVKNEGLKPLFQEAVRLLREFEKYSIKHIDRSLNKEADRLANRAIDENY